From the Colletotrichum lupini chromosome 1, complete sequence genome, the window agactttttaaatcgaggtaattacttaggttagtaacacgtattattattaatactaaaggtACGGTAAGTAACGACTATAGTTAAGTAGGAGTTATTagataagtattattaaataacgttaGTTAGTAATCGAACTTTATGGTATAGATTTATcggattattatattaactcttCGTACCGATtctaaaaatttaataaggtaatttagctcgattttattagcgcgagtattaataatttaattagcttactataatacttatattatataacgtcGGTCGGCGTTTATAACTCTCGCTATATAGGGGtagttcgtattattaatataaaaacgtaataattatttagcttttagcttagctattatcggtcgtattttttataggggtagagtaaggattatttagtaaattaaatcctagttataataagctaataaaaaagaaattcctAGTACTAAGTCGTATTATAGGTTGTACTATTAGATTGCCGGGGGTAAAAgtaaggttaatataatatattaagtagtgGTTGATTTTTTTAGGTAATATGGGCAGAAGCCCCTAATGTGGGCAGAAGCCCCTATGTATAGTTGTGGCTGGTCGCCACCAGTTGTGGCACACAGCCTGTGGCTGTGTAGTGTGGCAATGTCTCAGTGGCGGGGAAGCACCGGCCTTAgtggggaggaggggagggcCGATAACGATAACGCATCCCACCAAAATCGCAGATGCAGATTGGCGGGATCCGCTGATAAGCTCAAACTTGGGCCCTCTGATTCGCCAGACGCCCGTCGCAAACCGCAGCCAACATGTCAGCGACACCCGACAGCTTTTGTTTTGTCTTGCCACAGCAATCACTGAGCACATGGAATCAGAAACCAGAGGGAATACCGCCCGTTAATATTTGCAAACATTTGTTCCCACGGATATAGGCGAGCGGAATGCAGTAAATAGACACACATATACTCCGTACACAAGTATGACTGGCTGGCAAGTGGCCCATTCTGCAGCAAACACTACTCCTAGGTACCTACAGAGGCTTGGCTCAACCTGAATTAGCATCGTCTTCGCCTCTCTTTCTACAATAAAGCTGCGGGGTTGTCTCTCTTCCACCATCCTAAGCGCACCTACACCCCTTTCCTTTTCTCTCCTTTCCCTCTCCTTTCCCTCTCCTTACACTccctcctcatcctcctACCCAAAGACCTTCGAAGCGTGCTGAGTGCTTACCTGATATCACATCTCACTGTGAACTGGTTCTCGGCAGCTTCCTGGCAACATGGCGCCTATCGCCATCTCCCCCGAGCGGGATGTCGGGCCTTTGAACTCGCTCACAACCAACTTTGACGATACCATTCGCTTCTACCTCAATGGCACCCGGGTCGTGCTAGACGAGATTGACCCCGAGCTAACTCTTTTGGAGTACTTGCGAGGCATCGGTTTGACGGGAACCAAGCTGTATGTCCAGGCCCTAGCTTTCTGGCCCCCAGGAGATTGAAGCAATCATGACACACACTAACACCCATCAGTGGATGTGGCGAAGGCGGTTGCGGTGCCTGCACCGTCGTCATCTCCCAGTTCAATCCGACGACGAAGCAGATCTACCATGCGAGCGTAAACGCTTGTCTGGCACCCCTAGCCAGTGTCGACGGCAAGCACGTAATCACCATCGAGGGCATCGGAAACACAAAGAGGCCACACCCCACCCAGGAGCGCGTGGCGAAGAGCAACGGCAGTCAGTGTGGTTTCTGCACCCCCGGCATTGTCATGAGCTTGTACGCTCTGCTACGCAACAACGACTCGCCCTCGGAAGAAGACATCGAGGAAGCCTTCGATGGCAACTTGTGCAGGTGTACCGGCTACAAGCCTATTCTCGAGGCCGCGCAGACATTTAGCGTCGAGAGGGGATGTGGAAAGGCGAGGACGAATGGTGGTTCGGGCTGCTGCATGGAGAATGGCAAcggcgagaagaaggagggcgGATGCTGCATGGACAAGGCAAAGCTTGATGACCAACCTATCAAGAGATTCACGCCCCCCGGCTTCATCGAGTACAATCCCGATACCGAACTCATCTTCCCACCCGCCCTCAAGAAGCACGAGATGAGGCCGCTTTCGTTCGGCAACAAGAGGAAGAAGTGGTACAGGCCAGTAACCCTTCAGCAGCTGCTGGATATCAAGAGCGTACACCCTGCAGCCAAGATTATCGGTGGCAGCACCGAAACCCAGATTGAAGTAAAGTTCAAGGCGGCACAATACCCCGTCTCCGTTTTCGTCTGTGACATTGCCGAGTTGCGACAGTACGAATTTAAGGATGACCACCTAGAGATTGGAGGAAACGTCGTCCTGACAGACTTGGAGCACATTAGCAAAGTGGCAACACGTCACTATGGAGACGCTCGTGGCCAGGTATTTGAGGGCATTTACAAGCAACTCAAGTACTTTGCTGGCAGACAGATCCGCAATGTTGGTACCCCTGCTGGGAACTTGGTTACTGCATCGCCCATCTCAGACTTGAACCCGGTACTCTGGGCAGCCAATGCCGTCTTGGTGGCCAAGTCTCAGAGCGAAGAGACCGAGATCCCCATGTCACAGTTCTTCACAGGATACCGACGTACAGCACTTCCTCAAGACGCCATCATTGCTTCCATTAGGATACCCGTGACGGCTGCCAAGAATGAGTTCTTCAGAGCATACAAGCAGGCCAAGAGGAAAGACGACGACATTGCCATCGTGACCGGTGCTCTACGGATCAAGATGGACGACGATGGCGTAGTGACCGAGTGCAACCTCATCTACGGTGGAATGGCGGCCATGACAGTAGCCGCGAAGAACACCATGGAGTACTTGGTGGGCAAGCGCATTGCAGAGCTCGAGACCCTCGAAGGAGCAATGAATGCCTTGGGAACCGACTTTGACCTGCAATTCAGCGTTCCGGGAGGCATGGCTTCGTACCGAAAGGCGCTCGCCTTCAGCTTCTTCTACCGTTTCTACCACGACGTCATCGCCAATCTCGGTGGGAAGAGCGAGCATATAGATATCGAGGCGGTCGACGAACTTGAGCGTGGCATCTCTGGCGGAACCGAAGACCACGGCGCGGCTGCTGCGTACGAGCAGGAGACCGTGGGCAAGTCCAAGAGCCATGTTGCCGCTCTGAAGCAAGTCACTGGAGAGGCCCAATACATCGACGACATACCGGTGGCGAAGAACGAGCTGCATGGCTGCTTCGTGCTGTCGACAAAAGCTCACGCAAAGATCAAGTCGATCGACTACTCTCCCGCACTGAATATGGCTGGTGTCGTCGATTATATCGACAAGGGCGACGTCGATTCACCTGAGCAGAACCGCTGGGGCGCTCCCCACTTTGACGAGCTCTTCTTTGCCGAAGGCGAGGTTCATACTGCTGGTCAGCCCATCGCTATGATTTTGGCTACTTCAGCGTCGAGGGCAGCTGAGGCCGCACGTGCAGTCAAGGTCGAGTATGAGGACCTGCCATCAATCCTGACAATCGAAGAAGCGATCGAAAAGGACAGCTTCCACAACTACTACCGAGAGATCAAGAACGGCGACACTGAAGAGGCATTCAAGAACTGCGATCACATCTTCACCGGCACGGCGCGAATGGGTGGCCAGGAGCACTTCTACCTCGAGACGCAGGCTTCATTGGTAGTCCCCAAGCTCGAGGATGGCGAGATGGAGGTGTTTTCCAGCACCCAAAACGCTAACGAGACGTAAGCTCACTCTTCATGAAATTTGTGGTTTTTGTACTAACAGCTTGTAGACAAGTCTTTGTTGCTCGGATGACGGGCGTAGCAGCAAACAAAATCGTCGTTCGCGTCAAGCGACTTGGTGGTGGCTTCGGAGGCAAGGAGACGAGATCAATCCAACTCAGCGCACCGCTCGCGCTCGCAGCGAGGAAAACGAGGCGGCCGTGTCGCTACATGCTGACGAGAGAAGAGGACATGGTCACTTCGGGGCAGCGCCATCCGTTCTTGGGCAGATGGAAGGTCGGCGTGAACAAGGACGGCAAGATACAAGCGCTGGATCTCGACGTCTTCAATAACGCCGGTTGGACATTCGACTTGAGCGCGGCCGTCTGCGAGCGAGCAATGTCCCATTCGGACGGCTGCTACAGGATTCCCAACGTCTTCATCCGCGGCCGGCTGTGCAAGACCAACACCATGTCGAACACGGCCTTTAGAGGATTTGGCGGACCTCAGGGCATGTTCATTGCCGAGACTTACATGGAGGAGGTTGCGGATCGATTGGGCATGCCAGTCGAGAAGTTCCGTGAGATCAACTTCTACAAGCCGTTGGAGCCGACGCATTTCAACCAGCCCCTGACTGACTGGCACGTACCACTGATGTACAAGCAAGTTCAGGACGAGGCAAAGTATGAGCTGCGGAGAGAGCTTATCCGGCGCTTCAACGATGGCAACAAGTGGCGCAAGCGTGGCCTAGCAATCATCCCGACAAAGTTCGGTATCTCCTTTACTGCCCTCTTCCTAAACCAGGCGGGCGCTCTCGTACACATCTACCACGACGGATCCGTCCTGGTGGCCCACGGCGGTACGGAGATGGGTCAGGGACTGCACACGAAGATGACGCAGATCGCCGCACAAGCTCTCGAGGTG encodes:
- a CDS encoding xanthine dehydrogenase — protein: MAPIAISPERDVGPLNSLTTNFDDTIRFYLNGTRVVLDEIDPELTLLEYLRGIGLTGTKLGCGEGGCGACTVVISQFNPTTKQIYHASVNACLAPLASVDGKHVITIEGIGNTKRPHPTQERVAKSNGSQCGFCTPGIVMSLYALLRNNDSPSEEDIEEAFDGNLCRCTGYKPILEAAQTFSVERGCGKARTNGGSGCCMENGNGEKKEGGCCMDKAKLDDQPIKRFTPPGFIEYNPDTELIFPPALKKHEMRPLSFGNKRKKWYRPVTLQQLLDIKSVHPAAKIIGGSTETQIEVKFKAAQYPVSVFVCDIAELRQYEFKDDHLEIGGNVVLTDLEHISKVATRHYGDARGQVFEGIYKQLKYFAGRQIRNVGTPAGNLVTASPISDLNPVLWAANAVLVAKSQSEETEIPMSQFFTGYRRTALPQDAIIASIRIPVTAAKNEFFRAYKQAKRKDDDIAIVTGALRIKMDDDGVVTECNLIYGGMAAMTVAAKNTMEYLVGKRIAELETLEGAMNALGTDFDLQFSVPGGMASYRKALAFSFFYRFYHDVIANLGGKSEHIDIEAVDELERGISGGTEDHGAAAAYEQETVGKSKSHVAALKQVTGEAQYIDDIPVAKNELHGCFVLSTKAHAKIKSIDYSPALNMAGVVDYIDKGDVDSPEQNRWGAPHFDELFFAEGEVHTAGQPIAMILATSASRAAEAARAVKVEYEDLPSILTIEEAIEKDSFHNYYREIKNGDTEEAFKNCDHIFTGTARMGGQEHFYLETQASLVVPKLEDGEMEVFSSTQNANETQVFVARMTGVAANKIVVRVKRLGGGFGGKETRSIQLSAPLALAARKTRRPCRYMLTREEDMVTSGQRHPFLGRWKVGVNKDGKIQALDLDVFNNAGWTFDLSAAVCERAMSHSDGCYRIPNVFIRGRLCKTNTMSNTAFRGFGGPQGMFIAETYMEEVADRLGMPVEKFREINFYKPLEPTHFNQPLTDWHVPLMYKQVQDEAKYELRRELIRRFNDGNKWRKRGLAIIPTKFGISFTALFLNQAGALVHIYHDGSVLVAHGGTEMGQGLHTKMTQIAAQALEVPLDNVFISETATNTVANASATAASASSDLNGYAIYNACAQLNERLAPYREKLGPGATMKDLAHAAYFDRVNLSAQGFYKTPEIGYTWGENRGKMFFYFTQGVTAAEVEIDTLTGTWTCLRADIKMDVGQSINPALDYGQIQGAFVQGLGLFTMEESLWLRNGPMAGNLFTRGPGAYKIPGFRDIPQEFNVTLLKDVEWKDLRTIQRSRGVGEPPLFMGSAVFFAIRDALKASRAQYGVAATVGEDREGDGLLRLESPATPERIRLSCEDPIMRRARVLPKEGEKSFFVAI